The Mesobacillus jeotgali genome window below encodes:
- a CDS encoding MraY family glycosyltransferase, protein MDVLNLIIAFVSSFVTVLLVTPLVIKLAHKIGATDKPNKRKVHENIMPRLGGLAIFVGVLVGFFVSGLYNEKITAISFGAILVVILGILDDIYQLSAKVKFISQIFIASIVVSTGLTIEFITIPFVVEKFQLGIWAYPITVLWIVGITNAINLIDGLDGLAAGISSIGIITVAIMAGLAGKVLILTLALIVVASTIAFLFYNFFPAKIFMGDTGALFLGYCISILSLLGLYKSVTLFSFVIPIIILGVPIFDTAYAIIRRLINKQPISAPDKSHLHHRIMAIGLSHRNTVLVIYGLGILFSIAAIILTSATLWVSLITVFGLLLVVHLIAETIGMVSERNRPILKFYRKVFGKH, encoded by the coding sequence ATGGACGTTCTAAATTTAATAATTGCATTTGTTTCGTCATTTGTAACTGTCCTGTTGGTCACTCCGCTAGTCATAAAATTAGCCCATAAGATTGGTGCGACAGATAAACCAAATAAGCGGAAGGTACACGAAAATATTATGCCGCGTTTGGGCGGTTTAGCAATATTTGTTGGTGTTCTAGTCGGATTTTTTGTTTCCGGTTTATATAATGAAAAAATTACTGCAATATCCTTCGGGGCAATCCTAGTTGTTATTTTAGGTATTTTAGACGATATTTACCAACTCTCCGCAAAAGTGAAGTTTATTTCTCAAATCTTTATCGCAAGCATTGTAGTAAGTACCGGTTTGACGATTGAGTTCATTACAATCCCTTTTGTGGTCGAAAAATTCCAATTAGGGATTTGGGCTTATCCGATCACTGTCTTATGGATTGTTGGAATAACTAATGCAATAAACCTGATTGACGGATTAGATGGTCTTGCTGCGGGAATATCTTCTATTGGGATTATTACGGTTGCAATTATGGCAGGGTTAGCCGGTAAAGTTCTCATTTTAACTCTTGCATTAATCGTAGTTGCAAGTACAATCGCATTCTTATTCTACAACTTTTTCCCAGCGAAAATTTTCATGGGAGACACAGGAGCACTATTCCTGGGATACTGCATATCCATTTTGTCACTATTAGGGCTATATAAAAGTGTTACCTTATTCAGCTTTGTTATTCCAATCATTATATTAGGAGTTCCGATCTTTGATACAGCTTATGCTATAATCAGGAGACTTATCAATAAACAGCCTATTTCTGCACCTGATAAATCGCATTTGCATCACAGAATTATGGCCATAGGACTATCCCATAGGAATACAGTTTTGGTTATATATGGACTGGGGATTTTATTCAGTATTGCAGCCATAATATTAACCTCCGCTACTTTGTGGGTATCCCTAATAACGGTGTTTGGCTTACTGCTTGTTGTCCATTTAATTGCTGAAACAATCGGCATGGTTAGCGAAAGAAACAGACCGATTTTGAAATTTTATCGAAAAGTGTTTGGCAAACATTGA
- a CDS encoding DUF5348 domain-containing protein, with amino-acid sequence MKTRWKEMNYNEELDCWVVFWGENSGYKMRCGEWFDLHLGNGRTLSCRLELGRDWYILTGRNDVRFYLKKNETYQVDL; translated from the coding sequence ATGAAAACCCGCTGGAAAGAGATGAATTATAATGAAGAATTGGATTGTTGGGTTGTGTTTTGGGGAGAGAACTCCGGCTATAAGATGCGATGTGGTGAATGGTTTGATTTACATCTAGGAAATGGTCGGACCCTTTCCTGCCGCCTGGAGCTGGGCAGAGATTGGTATATTCTTACCGGCCGAAATGACGTTAGATTCTATCTTAAGAAAAATGAGACCTATCAAGTTGATTTGTAA
- a CDS encoding AAA family ATPase gives MFEAFYEMDNTPFARDLPTDQLYDSSMVQEILGRLKYTAERQLFAVLSGDSGTGKTTTIRKFVDKLDKGKFHILYLSDSKLTPRHFYKGLLEQLGSEAKFYRGDAKRQLHREIELMKGIRGLQPVVVVDEAHLLDREMLEEVRFLLNFKMDSQSPMALILVGQSELWDRLRLQSYAAIRQRIDIQFQLGHLDRAQVEEYVSRHLRYAGVDQPIFSDGALDEIHRFSGGAARLINKLCTHSLLYGSQNGRRIIDDHMIKQVIQGELS, from the coding sequence GTGTTTGAAGCATTCTATGAAATGGACAACACTCCTTTCGCCAGAGATCTTCCGACTGATCAATTGTATGATTCCTCCATGGTGCAAGAAATCCTTGGTAGGCTGAAGTACACAGCTGAAAGACAGCTTTTTGCCGTTCTGAGTGGGGATAGTGGTACTGGAAAGACCACAACCATCCGTAAGTTTGTGGACAAATTGGATAAAGGGAAATTCCATATCCTTTACCTGTCCGACTCTAAGTTAACGCCTCGTCATTTTTACAAAGGTCTTTTGGAACAGTTAGGCTCTGAAGCGAAGTTTTATCGAGGAGATGCAAAACGGCAGCTTCATCGTGAGATTGAATTAATGAAAGGCATACGAGGGCTACAACCTGTAGTGGTAGTGGATGAAGCTCATCTTCTGGACCGGGAAATGCTTGAAGAGGTTCGTTTCCTACTGAACTTCAAAATGGATTCGCAAAGCCCGATGGCGCTTATCCTGGTCGGTCAAAGTGAATTATGGGATCGGCTTCGACTCCAATCATACGCAGCCATACGCCAAAGAATCGATATCCAGTTTCAGCTAGGACATCTCGACCGTGCCCAGGTTGAAGAATATGTTTCTAGGCACCTTCGATATGCCGGTGTTGATCAACCAATATTCTCTGATGGAGCACTTGACGAGATTCATCGCTTCTCTGGTGGTGCCGCAAGGCTCATTAATAAGCTCTGTACACATAGTCTTCTCTATGGTTCACAAAATGGCCGAAGGATCATTGATGATCATATGATCAAGCAAGTCATCCAGGGGGAACTTTCATGA
- a CDS encoding DDE-type integrase/transposase/recombinase, producing MSDHKKSEELAVHRFQLISPLLAEGLDAGKVKELRDQIAKASGLSERTIRRYLAQFQEDGFGGLKPQGRKGARKSEAIPPHLLEQAILLRKEVPSRSVAQIIQILEWEGLAEPGQIKRSTLQEKLAEKGYSTRHMRLYSQTGVAARRFQKRHRNQLWQSDIKYGPYLPIGPNGIKKQVYLVAFIDDATRFVLHAAFYPTLDSRIIEDAFRQAIQKYGVPEAVYFDNGKQYRTKWMSRTCSKIGTRLTYTRPYSAESKGKIERFNRIIDSFISEAVIEKPNTLDRLNELFQVWLTECYQNKPHSALGEKISPETAFRSDKKAIRFIDPDTLSNAFLHCETRKVDKSGCISFMDQKYEVGLAFIGRQVEVVYDPANIEELTIEFEDHTPWKAKKLVIGERAGKRPALPEHLQVQGVESSRLLKAAERKNQERLTEQKPAVTFRAVWKEEDSRV from the coding sequence ATGAGTGATCATAAGAAATCAGAAGAATTGGCAGTGCATCGTTTTCAGCTAATATCCCCTTTATTAGCAGAGGGGCTTGACGCTGGGAAAGTAAAGGAATTAAGAGACCAGATAGCGAAGGCCAGCGGTCTTTCAGAAAGAACCATCAGGCGATATTTGGCTCAATTTCAGGAAGATGGGTTTGGGGGACTAAAGCCACAAGGAAGAAAAGGTGCTCGAAAGTCTGAGGCTATCCCTCCTCATTTATTGGAACAGGCAATCCTTCTGCGTAAGGAAGTGCCGAGCCGGAGCGTGGCTCAAATCATACAGATACTCGAATGGGAAGGGTTGGCTGAACCAGGGCAGATCAAAAGATCAACGCTCCAGGAAAAGCTCGCTGAAAAAGGTTACAGCACCCGGCATATGCGACTCTATTCCCAGACAGGAGTAGCTGCCAGAAGATTTCAGAAGCGACATCGCAACCAACTCTGGCAGTCAGATATCAAGTATGGTCCCTACTTGCCGATTGGTCCGAATGGAATAAAGAAACAAGTGTATCTTGTCGCCTTTATCGATGACGCCACCAGGTTTGTGCTTCACGCAGCTTTCTATCCTACCTTGGATTCAAGGATCATCGAGGATGCCTTCCGCCAGGCTATCCAGAAGTATGGTGTTCCAGAGGCTGTTTATTTTGATAATGGAAAGCAATATCGAACCAAATGGATGTCGCGTACCTGCTCAAAAATAGGCACCCGCCTTACTTACACACGGCCGTACTCAGCTGAATCAAAAGGGAAAATTGAACGCTTCAATAGAATCATAGATTCATTCATTAGTGAGGCTGTCATCGAAAAGCCCAATACACTTGATCGTCTGAATGAGCTTTTCCAAGTGTGGCTCACAGAGTGTTATCAGAATAAGCCTCATTCTGCACTTGGGGAGAAAATCAGCCCGGAAACGGCATTTCGTTCAGATAAAAAAGCGATTAGGTTCATCGATCCTGATACCTTGAGTAATGCATTCCTCCATTGTGAAACAAGGAAAGTCGATAAATCAGGATGCATAAGTTTCATGGATCAAAAATATGAGGTCGGCCTGGCTTTCATTGGACGACAGGTTGAGGTGGTTTATGATCCTGCGAATATCGAGGAGCTTACCATTGAGTTCGAGGATCATACTCCTTGGAAAGCCAAGAAACTTGTCATTGGGGAAAGAGCTGGGAAGCGTCCTGCATTACCTGAGCACCTGCAGGTGCAGGGTGTAGAATCTTCAAGACTATTAAAGGCAGCTGAACGAAAGAACCAGGAACGCCTAACCGAACAGAAACCTGCCGTGACCTTCCGTGCCGTTTGGAAGGAGGAAGATTCCCGTGTTTGA
- a CDS encoding DUF6431 domain-containing protein, whose protein sequence is MKTLILEFLVRGAGRIPSPCCGKDMLVRGTKNRKAKDHTGQSKTYNIRRLQCTNCQTIHHELPDLLIPYKRYEAECIEDVLTNPSAHIVAADDSTLSRWHGWFHQFVDYWIGCLNSIMIRTNQGNIPQDVTSKCSGTALQRIGRLAGDANGWLTRIVRPIVNINLWIHTRSAFIVQ, encoded by the coding sequence TTGAAAACACTCATACTGGAGTTTTTAGTTAGGGGTGCGGGGAGGATTCCTTCCCCATGCTGTGGTAAAGACATGTTGGTTAGAGGTACAAAGAATCGAAAAGCCAAGGATCATACAGGTCAGAGTAAAACATATAACATCCGAAGATTGCAGTGCACCAATTGTCAGACCATCCATCATGAACTTCCAGATTTATTGATTCCTTATAAACGCTATGAGGCTGAATGTATCGAAGACGTTCTTACGAACCCGTCCGCCCATATTGTTGCTGCCGATGATTCCACTCTTTCGAGATGGCACGGCTGGTTTCATCAATTTGTGGATTATTGGATTGGCTGTTTGAATTCCATCATGATCAGGACCAACCAGGGAAATATCCCCCAGGATGTCACGTCCAAATGTTCAGGGACCGCACTTCAAAGGATAGGACGCTTGGCAGGAGATGCCAATGGATGGCTGACAAGAATTGTCCGGCCCATCGTAAATATTAATTTATGGATACATACCCGTTCCGCATTCATTGTCCAATAG